One stretch of Lysobacter sp. KIS68-7 DNA includes these proteins:
- a CDS encoding acyl-CoA dehydrogenase family protein, with protein sequence MDERPDNQPPEFAPRDLWTDDLALREAVLREGAGPFANHLAAYARLAGDTIYALSFDAHRDRPRLRTHDRFGTRIDRVEFHPNYHTLMRAAIENGVAGLSWRTPEPGAHVARAALSYLHHQVEPGTSCPLTMTHAAVPTLAHAPALSEWRNKAAAPHYDPRELPIADKRGVTLGMGMTEKQGGSDVRANTTRAVALAGDGEYALTGHKWFFSAPMSDGFLVLAQAPGGLTCFLLPRRLPDGARNAFTLMRLKDKLGDWSNASSEVEFQGAWAQRVGDEGRGVATILEMVMLTRLDCMLGSAAEMRMALAQAMHHTRYRRAFGKVLVEQPLMRNVLADLAIEAEAALALSMRVARAVDAAGDVPSEAAFARIATAIGKYWICKRAPAFVNEAQECLGGAGYVEESLLPRLYRQAPLNSIWEGSGNIQCLDVLRALQKEPECAEAFFAELPMGLHPTLDEEVIWLREAMRKPEEGRARYLVERMALALQAAVLLLASHPLAEAFCFSRLAGEHGLAFGTLPAGVAIDEALARALP encoded by the coding sequence ATGGACGAGCGCCCCGACAACCAGCCCCCCGAATTCGCCCCGCGCGACCTGTGGACCGATGACCTCGCCTTGCGCGAAGCCGTCCTCCGAGAAGGCGCAGGGCCTTTCGCGAACCATCTCGCCGCCTACGCAAGACTCGCTGGCGACACGATTTACGCACTCTCCTTCGACGCCCACCGCGACCGCCCGCGCCTGCGCACGCACGATCGCTTCGGCACCCGCATCGACCGCGTCGAATTCCACCCGAACTACCACACGCTCATGCGCGCCGCGATCGAGAACGGCGTCGCCGGTTTGTCATGGCGCACGCCCGAACCCGGTGCGCACGTCGCGCGCGCGGCGCTGAGCTATCTGCACCACCAGGTCGAACCCGGCACCAGTTGCCCGCTCACCATGACGCACGCCGCCGTGCCCACGCTCGCGCATGCGCCGGCCTTGAGTGAGTGGCGCAACAAAGCTGCCGCGCCGCATTACGACCCGCGCGAGTTGCCCATCGCGGACAAACGCGGCGTCACGCTCGGCATGGGCATGACGGAGAAGCAGGGCGGGTCCGATGTGCGCGCCAACACCACGCGCGCGGTGGCGCTCGCCGGTGACGGCGAGTACGCGCTCACGGGGCACAAGTGGTTCTTCTCGGCGCCGATGTCGGACGGCTTCCTCGTGCTCGCGCAGGCGCCCGGCGGGCTCACGTGTTTCCTGTTGCCGCGCCGCTTGCCGGACGGTGCGCGCAATGCCTTCACGCTGATGCGGCTGAAGGACAAGCTGGGCGATTGGTCGAATGCGTCGTCGGAAGTCGAATTCCAGGGGGCGTGGGCGCAGCGCGTCGGCGATGAGGGGCGCGGGGTGGCGACCATCCTGGAGATGGTCATGCTCACGCGGCTGGATTGCATGCTCGGGTCGGCGGCGGAGATGCGCATGGCGCTCGCGCAGGCGATGCACCACACGCGGTATCGGCGGGCGTTCGGCAAGGTGTTGGTCGAGCAGCCGTTGATGCGCAATGTGTTGGCGGACCTGGCGATCGAGGCGGAGGCGGCGCTCGCGTTGTCGATGCGCGTGGCGCGTGCGGTGGATGCGGCGGGCGATGTGCCGTCCGAGGCGGCGTTCGCGCGCATCGCCACGGCGATCGGGAAGTACTGGATCTGCAAGCGCGCGCCGGCTTTCGTCAACGAGGCGCAGGAATGTCTCGGTGGCGCGGGTTACGTGGAGGAGTCGTTGCTGCCGCGTTTGTATCGGCAGGCGCCGCTCAATTCCATCTGGGAAGGCAGCGGGAACATCCAGTGCCTCGACGTGCTGCGCGCGTTGCAGAAGGAGCCGGAGTGCGCCGAGGCGTTCTTCGCGGAGCTGCCGATGGGCCTGCATCCGACGCTCGACGAGGAAGTGATCTGGTTGCGCGAAGCGATGCGCAAGCCTGAAGAGGGCCGGGCGCGATATCTCGTCGAACGGATGGCGCTCGCCTTGCAGGCGGCGGTGTTGCTGTTGGCCTCCCATCCGCTCGCGGAAGCGTTCTGCTTCAGTCGGCTGGCGGGCGAGCATGGGCTCGCGTTCGGGACCTTGCCTGCGGGTGTGGCGATCGACGAGGCGTTGGCGCGCGCCTTGCCGTGA
- a CDS encoding HD domain-containing protein, producing MQYIIDFILELDRLKGVTRKSKPIGLDRYENSAEHSWQIALFAASMSEFAEPDIDLHRVVSMLLVHDIGEIDTGDTIVYAEEGLAERKAAERVAVERIFGMLPNAQGAKFLALWEEFEDGETAEARFAHAADRAMPVLLNLAQGGGSWVENGISYERVVRKVGPPIEAGCPALWAWLAPQLEEGRAKGFFGA from the coding sequence ATGCAATACATCATCGACTTCATCCTCGAACTCGATCGCCTCAAAGGCGTGACGCGCAAGTCCAAGCCCATCGGCCTGGACCGCTACGAGAATTCGGCCGAGCACAGCTGGCAGATCGCACTGTTCGCCGCCTCGATGTCGGAGTTCGCCGAACCCGACATCGACCTGCATCGCGTCGTCTCCATGCTGCTGGTGCACGACATCGGCGAAATCGATACGGGCGACACTATCGTTTACGCAGAGGAAGGTCTGGCCGAACGCAAGGCCGCCGAACGCGTGGCGGTGGAACGCATCTTCGGCATGCTTCCGAACGCGCAGGGCGCGAAGTTCCTGGCGCTGTGGGAAGAGTTCGAAGACGGCGAGACGGCGGAAGCGCGCTTCGCCCATGCGGCTGATCGCGCGATGCCCGTGCTGCTGAACCTCGCGCAGGGTGGCGGTAGTTGGGTGGAGAACGGGATCAGCTACGAGCGCGTGGTGCGCAAGGTTGGTCCGCCGATCGAAGCGGGGTGTCCGGCGTTGTGGGCGTGGCTTGCGCCGCAGCTGGAAGAAGGTCGCGCTAAGGGATTCTTCGGTGCGTAA
- a CDS encoding ABC transporter transmembrane domain-containing protein, which yields MASTSEPTYKGRLGSLRALWPFVQRQRGLFIAWLLSLGASSAATLTLPVAVRRMIDHGFNSASNIDATFAILFACTSALALATAARFFFVSLLGERVVADLRERLYGHLIGLDPAFFETTRSGELVSRLSADTELLRSLVGSSISVALRSFVMVLGSIGMMFVTSPRLATYTLVGIPLFVLPIVLGSTRLRKISRQSQDRVADANALASEVLGNIRTVQSHAREPYERGRFIDAVQRAVATARKRIGMQAIVTAVAMTAFFGAIIIVLWSGAHDVVAHRMSAGTLGQFLLYAMLGGGSVGALAEVWNDVQRASGGMGRINDLFFEQPQLVAPANPVPLPTPLRGEIAMEDVSFHYPTRADAPALEGFTLRVAPGETVALVGPSGAGKSTVFALLLRFHDPQQGAIRIDDVDLRALDPAQLREAIALVPQAPTIFAATAADNIRYGRLNATDDEVAQAARSAEAHEFVTALPQGYASELGERGARLSGGQQQRIAIARALLKDAPILLLDEATSALDAQSERAVQHALENLMQGRTTLVIAHRLATVLKADRIVVMDRGRIVAEGTHAQLLAQGGLYAELAKLQFLD from the coding sequence ATGGCATCGACCTCCGAACCGACATACAAGGGCCGCCTCGGCAGCCTGCGTGCGCTGTGGCCGTTCGTGCAGCGCCAGCGCGGCTTGTTCATCGCCTGGCTGTTGTCGCTGGGCGCCTCCTCCGCCGCGACGCTCACCCTGCCCGTCGCCGTGCGCCGCATGATCGACCACGGGTTCAACAGCGCGTCGAACATCGATGCGACCTTCGCGATTCTGTTTGCTTGCACGAGTGCGCTGGCGCTGGCCACCGCTGCGCGTTTCTTCTTCGTCTCGCTGCTGGGCGAGCGTGTCGTCGCCGATCTGCGCGAACGCTTGTACGGCCACCTGATCGGACTGGACCCTGCGTTCTTCGAAACCACGCGCAGCGGTGAACTGGTCTCGCGCCTGTCCGCAGATACCGAACTGCTGCGCAGCCTGGTGGGTTCCAGCATTTCCGTGGCGCTGCGCAGCTTCGTGATGGTGCTCGGCAGCATCGGCATGATGTTCGTGACGAGCCCGCGCCTGGCGACCTACACGCTAGTCGGCATTCCGCTGTTCGTGCTGCCGATCGTGCTGGGCAGCACGCGGCTGCGGAAGATTTCGCGACAGAGCCAGGACCGCGTGGCCGATGCGAATGCATTGGCGAGCGAAGTGCTCGGCAACATCCGCACGGTGCAGTCGCATGCGCGCGAGCCTTACGAGCGTGGTCGCTTCATCGACGCCGTGCAGCGCGCGGTGGCGACGGCGCGCAAGCGCATCGGCATGCAGGCCATCGTGACCGCGGTGGCGATGACGGCGTTCTTCGGCGCGATCATCATCGTGTTGTGGTCCGGCGCGCACGATGTCGTGGCCCATCGCATGAGCGCCGGTACGCTCGGCCAGTTCCTGCTGTACGCCATGCTCGGCGGCGGTTCGGTCGGCGCACTCGCGGAAGTGTGGAACGACGTACAGCGTGCCTCCGGCGGCATGGGGCGCATCAACGACCTGTTCTTCGAACAGCCGCAACTGGTGGCGCCTGCGAATCCCGTCCCGCTGCCGACGCCCTTGCGCGGCGAGATCGCGATGGAGGACGTCTCCTTCCATTACCCGACACGCGCAGATGCCCCGGCACTCGAAGGCTTCACTCTGCGCGTGGCGCCGGGCGAGACGGTGGCGCTGGTCGGCCCCTCGGGCGCAGGCAAGAGCACCGTCTTCGCGTTGCTGCTGCGCTTCCATGATCCGCAGCAGGGCGCGATCCGCATCGACGACGTCGACCTGCGCGCGCTGGATCCTGCACAACTGCGCGAAGCCATCGCCCTCGTCCCGCAGGCACCGACGATCTTCGCCGCCACCGCCGCCGACAACATTCGTTACGGGCGCTTGAACGCGACCGACGATGAGGTCGCGCAGGCCGCGCGTTCCGCCGAAGCGCACGAGTTCGTCACCGCCCTGCCCCAGGGCTATGCGAGCGAACTCGGCGAACGCGGCGCGCGCCTGTCCGGCGGCCAGCAGCAACGCATCGCCATCGCGCGCGCCTTGCTGAAAGACGCCCCGATCCTGCTGCTCGACGAAGCCACCTCCGCGCTCGACGCGCAGAGCGAGCGCGCCGTGCAGCACGCGCTGGAAAACCTGATGCAAGGCCGCACCACGCTCGTGATCGCCCACCGCCTGGCCACTGTTCTTAAGGCCGACCGCATCGTCGTGATGGACCGCGGCCGCATCGTCGCCGAAGGCACGCACGCGCAGCTGCTCGCGCAGGGTGGCCTGTACGCGGAACTGGCCAAGCTGCAATTCCTGGATTGA
- a CDS encoding YigZ family protein translates to MSDTLASPASHAIEVKHSRFLAQAVPVESTEQALAFLADTARTPATHHCWAYRIGNDYRSSDDGEPAGTAGRPILAAIDGQGFDRVMVVVTRWYGGVNLGAGGLVRAYGGAAAECLRTAPRRALIDYRELIVQAGFEDTGAVHAALAAHGAERLDEAFDADGLRVRLRLPADRVDALAAQLRDATRNRARIGDNG, encoded by the coding sequence ATGAGCGACACCCTGGCCTCGCCCGCCTCGCACGCGATCGAGGTGAAGCACAGCCGTTTCCTCGCGCAGGCCGTGCCGGTGGAATCGACCGAACAGGCGCTCGCCTTCCTGGCCGATACCGCGCGTACGCCCGCGACGCATCACTGCTGGGCCTATCGCATCGGCAACGACTACCGCTCCAGCGACGACGGCGAACCTGCGGGCACCGCCGGCCGCCCGATCCTTGCGGCGATCGACGGCCAGGGCTTCGATCGCGTCATGGTGGTGGTCACGCGCTGGTATGGCGGCGTGAACCTCGGCGCGGGCGGGCTCGTACGCGCCTATGGCGGCGCCGCGGCCGAATGCCTGCGTACCGCGCCGCGCCGTGCACTGATCGATTACCGCGAACTCATCGTGCAGGCCGGCTTCGAAGACACCGGCGCCGTGCACGCCGCCCTGGCCGCGCACGGGGCGGAGCGCCTGGACGAAGCGTTCGACGCCGACGGCCTGCGCGTCCGCCTGCGTCTGCCCGCCGACCGCGTGGACGCCCTGGCCGCCCAATTGCGCGACGCCACGCGCAATCGCGCGCGCATCGGGGACAATGGCTGA
- a CDS encoding RNA polymerase sigma factor translates to MDEGVEASDERLMLDWVAGDAAAFEQLYGRHRTRLYRFLLRHLRDNALADEMFQDIWQKVIGARSGWAPDAPFGTWLYRIAHNRLGDHWRALKHRPPAPDDADERAMRVPDPETPERVLSEFEQRRRLQLALDALPPEQREVVVLRLEQELSLEEIGEITGVGRETVKSRLRYAMDKLRAGLGSETT, encoded by the coding sequence ATGGACGAGGGGGTCGAGGCCAGCGACGAGCGTTTGATGCTGGACTGGGTCGCCGGAGATGCGGCCGCGTTCGAGCAGCTGTATGGCCGCCACCGCACGCGCCTGTATCGCTTCCTGCTGCGGCACCTGCGCGACAATGCGCTGGCCGACGAGATGTTCCAGGACATCTGGCAGAAGGTGATCGGCGCCCGCAGCGGCTGGGCCCCGGACGCGCCCTTCGGCACCTGGCTTTACCGGATCGCGCACAATCGCCTGGGCGATCATTGGCGGGCGCTGAAACACCGGCCGCCGGCGCCCGACGATGCCGACGAACGCGCCATGCGCGTGCCCGACCCGGAAACGCCGGAGCGCGTGCTTTCGGAATTCGAACAACGCCGGCGGCTGCAGCTCGCACTGGATGCGCTGCCGCCGGAGCAGCGCGAAGTGGTCGTGCTGCGCCTGGAACAGGAACTGTCACTGGAGGAGATCGGCGAGATCACCGGCGTGGGCCGGGAGACCGTCAAATCTAGGCTGCGCTACGCGATGGACAAGTTGCGCGCGGGCCTGGGATCGGAAACGACATGA
- a CDS encoding EAL domain-containing protein: MRSPELAGTTAPAAQSAGPALARTVRELLPPDARFVVCWREPGQDFYSADETAPASLVARALAMLGKKGRAQDAEILDHWTSDHGIEIVLAAQGASGVIAPMRQGWQAMARSAVAASLDAWQAKARIATLEKSERLQQALYEIADLAGSQLEMQEMLRRIHAVVGGLMYAENCYMVLYDEVRQSLRFLYFADRHDPYIADPTHEIPLSEIPTSLTMALLKHGEPLLGPSAALRARLQIPHDPSHGPDSEDWLGVPMRREGGVCGAIVVQSYEHRASYTDEDRALLSYVAQHILTALDRRQARSELERRVEERTHALQEANRVLQAEIVERQRAERLQRALFRIAELSITSESLERFYAEVHDVVGELLYARNFYIALLAGDGDELEFPYSIDERDPSRPRRKFGMGMTEYVIRTGLPCLADRAAIEALEREGKAKTSGTLSHNWLGVPLFRDENVVGVIAVQSYSPAVAFTPRDQELLTFVAHHIGSGLERKQAQDRLKTAHAELEGRVESRTRELAAANAELMAQIGERMHAERRLTHQAQHDTLTGLPNRAQLLERLALAIQRARASDPASEEHRTFAVLFLDLDRFKLVNDSVGHAVGDELLIEAGRRIVAAVRGGDTVARLGGDEFAILVEQIDGQGMAEELAGRVLGALGAPVWIAGRELFPTASIGIALWVPRYRSGEDMLRDADAAMYRAKSAGRDRSAVFDEAMRDEATRILDLEADLRRAINGDAFEPHYQPIVRIADGTVLGHEALLRWRHDKRGILAPGEFIGVGEDSGLIEQVDWLMYARVIQDMATARTEGYVSVNVSPRHFRSPDFAERLLGLLEACNVDPKRLRIEITEVALFDDAPRALRTLSNLRHHGVLALLDDFGTGFSALSYLHHFPIECLKIDRSFIAGLSTAQPESLAVIRAILALAGTLSIDTIAEGIETEAQRDALIGLGCVSGQGYLFGKPRPVTAS; encoded by the coding sequence GTGCGTAGCCCGGAGCTCGCTGGGACGACCGCGCCTGCTGCGCAGTCGGCAGGGCCTGCGCTTGCGCGCACGGTCCGCGAACTGCTGCCGCCGGATGCGCGCTTCGTGGTGTGCTGGCGCGAGCCGGGCCAGGATTTCTATTCGGCCGACGAAACCGCGCCGGCCTCGCTCGTCGCCCGTGCGCTGGCGATGCTCGGCAAGAAGGGCCGCGCGCAGGACGCCGAGATCCTCGACCACTGGACTTCCGACCACGGCATCGAGATCGTGCTCGCCGCCCAGGGCGCCTCGGGCGTGATCGCGCCGATGCGGCAGGGCTGGCAGGCGATGGCGCGCAGCGCCGTGGCCGCCTCGCTCGACGCCTGGCAGGCAAAGGCCCGCATCGCGACGCTGGAAAAGAGCGAGCGCCTGCAGCAGGCGCTGTACGAAATCGCGGACCTCGCCGGCTCGCAGCTCGAGATGCAGGAGATGCTCCGCCGCATCCACGCGGTGGTCGGCGGCCTGATGTACGCCGAGAACTGCTACATGGTGTTGTACGACGAAGTGCGGCAGTCGCTGCGCTTCCTCTACTTCGCCGATCGCCACGATCCCTACATCGCCGATCCGACGCACGAGATCCCGCTGTCGGAAATCCCGACCAGCCTGACGATGGCGCTGCTCAAGCATGGCGAACCGCTGCTGGGTCCGTCGGCCGCGCTGCGTGCGCGCCTGCAGATTCCGCACGATCCCTCGCACGGCCCCGATTCGGAAGACTGGCTCGGCGTGCCGATGCGGCGCGAAGGCGGCGTGTGCGGTGCCATCGTGGTGCAAAGCTACGAACACCGCGCGAGCTACACCGACGAAGACCGCGCGCTGCTCAGCTACGTGGCGCAGCACATCCTCACCGCGCTCGACCGCCGCCAGGCGCGCAGCGAACTCGAACGCCGCGTGGAAGAACGCACGCACGCGCTGCAGGAAGCCAACCGCGTCCTGCAGGCGGAGATCGTGGAGCGCCAGCGCGCCGAACGATTGCAGCGCGCGCTGTTCCGCATCGCCGAGTTGTCGATCACCTCCGAAAGCCTCGAGCGCTTCTACGCCGAAGTGCACGACGTGGTGGGCGAGCTGCTGTACGCGCGCAACTTCTACATCGCGCTGCTGGCCGGCGACGGCGACGAGCTGGAGTTCCCGTACTCCATCGACGAACGCGACCCCAGCCGCCCGCGCCGCAAGTTCGGCATGGGCATGACCGAATACGTCATCCGCACCGGGCTCCCGTGCCTGGCCGACCGCGCGGCGATCGAAGCGCTGGAACGCGAGGGCAAGGCGAAGACGAGCGGTACGCTTTCGCACAACTGGCTGGGCGTGCCGCTGTTCCGCGACGAGAACGTGGTGGGCGTGATCGCGGTGCAGAGTTATTCGCCGGCGGTGGCCTTCACCCCGCGCGACCAGGAACTGCTCACCTTCGTGGCGCACCACATCGGCAGCGGCCTGGAGCGCAAGCAGGCGCAGGATCGCCTGAAGACGGCGCACGCCGAACTCGAAGGCCGCGTGGAGTCGCGCACGCGCGAACTCGCCGCGGCGAACGCCGAGCTCATGGCGCAGATCGGCGAGCGCATGCACGCCGAGCGCCGACTGACGCACCAGGCGCAGCACGACACGCTCACGGGCTTGCCGAATCGCGCGCAGTTGCTGGAACGCCTGGCGTTGGCGATCCAGCGCGCCCGCGCGTCGGATCCGGCGAGCGAAGAACACCGCACCTTCGCCGTGCTGTTCCTCGACCTCGACCGCTTCAAGCTGGTCAACGACTCGGTGGGCCACGCGGTCGGCGATGAACTGCTGATCGAAGCGGGACGCCGCATCGTGGCGGCCGTGCGCGGCGGCGACACCGTTGCGCGCCTGGGCGGCGACGAATTCGCGATCCTGGTCGAACAGATCGACGGGCAGGGCATGGCGGAAGAACTCGCTGGCCGCGTGCTCGGTGCGCTCGGTGCGCCTGTGTGGATCGCCGGCCGCGAACTGTTCCCGACCGCGAGCATCGGCATCGCCCTGTGGGTGCCGCGCTACCGCAGCGGCGAAGACATGCTGCGCGACGCCGACGCCGCGATGTACCGCGCCAAGAGCGCGGGCCGCGACCGCAGCGCCGTGTTCGACGAAGCCATGCGCGACGAAGCCACGCGCATCCTCGACCTCGAAGCCGACCTGCGCCGCGCGATCAACGGCGACGCCTTCGAACCGCATTACCAGCCCATCGTGCGCATCGCCGACGGCACCGTGCTCGGCCACGAAGCGCTGCTGCGCTGGCGCCACGACAAGCGCGGCATCCTCGCGCCGGGCGAGTTCATCGGCGTGGGCGAGGACAGCGGCCTGATCGAACAGGTCGACTGGCTGATGTATGCGCGCGTGATCCAGGACATGGCGACTGCGCGCACCGAGGGCTATGTGTCGGTGAACGTCTCGCCGCGCCACTTCCGCTCGCCGGATTTCGCCGAGCGCCTGCTGGGCTTGCTCGAAGCCTGCAACGTGGATCCGAAGCGCCTGCGCATCGAGATCACGGAAGTCGCACTGTTCGACGACGCCCCGCGTGCGCTGCGCACGCTGAGCAACCTGCGCCACCACGGCGTGCTCGCCTTGCTGGACGACTTCGGCACGGGCTTCTCCGCGCTGTCGTACCTGCACCACTTCCCGATCGAGTGTTTGAAGATCGATCGCAGCTTCATCGCCGGTTTGTCCACGGCGCAGCCGGAAAGCCTGGCGGTGATCCGCGCGATCCTGGCGCTGGCCGGCACGCTGAGCATCGACACGATCGCCGAAGGCATCGAAACCGAAGCGCAACGCGATGCCCTGATCGGGCTGGGGTGCGTGAGCGGGCAGGGCTATCTGTTCGGGAAGCCGAGGCCTGTAACCGCGTCTTGA
- a CDS encoding aldehyde dehydrogenase family protein: MLSKRYPCYLANQPVQTKAELEVLDKFTGKRATRVAFADGALIRKSIVAAHKAREAMAAFPPDARRDVLEHCVARFTERSEELAMALCVEAGKPIKDSRGEVTRLIDTFRIAAGEATRSDGEVIELQISKRTRGYRGMVKRVPIGACAFITPFNFPLNLVAHKVAPAIAAGCPFVLKPAAKTPVGALIIGEVLAETDLPRGAFSILPCSNEDAGLLVEDERIALLSFTGGLVGWDLKARAGRKKVTLELGGNAACIVDEDPGQSLDKVVERMVFGAYYQSGQSCISVQRILVHSAIYAKFKRKMTEAVAKLRMGDPKDEKVFIGPVVDEEAAKRIDAWMDAAIAGGAKVLVRGQRRGNLVPAALLEKVPRESDLYRKEAFGPVAILEPFDDFDAALDRVNDSDFGLQAGVFTGSLAHTMQAWDRLEVGGVIVGDVPSFRVDNMPYGGVKLSGLGREGVRYAIEDMTEQRLLVVRDV, translated from the coding sequence ATGCTCTCCAAGCGCTACCCGTGCTACCTCGCGAACCAGCCGGTCCAGACCAAGGCCGAGCTCGAAGTCCTCGACAAGTTCACCGGCAAGCGCGCCACGCGCGTGGCCTTCGCCGATGGGGCCTTGATCCGCAAGTCGATCGTCGCCGCGCACAAGGCACGCGAGGCGATGGCCGCGTTTCCGCCGGATGCGCGGCGCGATGTCCTGGAGCATTGCGTTGCACGCTTCACCGAGCGCAGCGAAGAGTTGGCGATGGCGCTGTGCGTGGAGGCGGGGAAGCCGATCAAGGACTCGCGCGGGGAAGTGACGCGCTTGATCGATACCTTCCGCATCGCCGCGGGCGAGGCGACGCGCAGCGATGGCGAAGTGATCGAGCTGCAGATCTCCAAGCGCACGCGCGGGTATCGCGGGATGGTGAAGCGCGTGCCGATCGGGGCGTGTGCGTTCATCACGCCCTTCAATTTCCCGTTGAACCTGGTGGCGCACAAGGTGGCGCCGGCGATCGCGGCGGGGTGTCCGTTCGTGCTGAAGCCCGCGGCGAAGACGCCTGTCGGTGCGCTGATCATCGGCGAGGTGTTGGCGGAGACGGATCTGCCGCGCGGGGCGTTCTCGATCCTGCCGTGTTCCAACGAAGATGCGGGCTTGCTGGTCGAAGATGAGCGCATTGCGTTGTTGAGCTTCACCGGTGGCCTGGTCGGCTGGGACCTGAAGGCGCGCGCGGGACGCAAGAAGGTGACGCTCGAACTGGGGGGCAACGCGGCGTGCATCGTCGACGAAGACCCGGGACAGTCGCTGGACAAGGTGGTCGAACGCATGGTGTTCGGCGCGTATTACCAGTCCGGGCAGAGCTGCATCAGTGTGCAGCGCATCCTCGTGCACAGCGCGATCTATGCGAAGTTCAAAAGGAAGATGACGGAGGCCGTGGCCAAGTTGCGCATGGGCGATCCGAAGGACGAGAAGGTGTTCATCGGTCCCGTGGTCGACGAGGAAGCGGCCAAGCGCATCGATGCGTGGATGGATGCGGCGATTGCCGGTGGCGCGAAGGTGCTGGTGCGCGGGCAAAGGCGCGGCAACCTGGTGCCTGCGGCGTTGCTGGAAAAGGTGCCGCGCGAGAGCGATCTGTATCGCAAGGAAGCGTTCGGACCCGTTGCGATCCTGGAACCGTTCGATGACTTCGACGCGGCGCTGGACCGCGTCAACGACAGCGACTTCGGCCTCCAGGCCGGCGTGTTCACCGGCTCGCTTGCGCACACGATGCAGGCGTGGGATCGGTTGGAGGTCGGCGGCGTGATCGTGGGCGACGTGCCCAGCTTCCGCGTCGACAACATGCCCTATGGCGGCGTGAAGCTGTCGGGGCTGGGACGCGAAGGCGTGCGGTATGCGATCGAGGACATGACGGAGCAGCGGTTGCTGGTCGTCCGCGACGTCTAG
- the xseA gene encoding exodeoxyribonuclease VII large subunit — protein MPQDARQILTPSQLNTLARDLLEGAFPLVWVEGELGNLSRPGSGHLYFTLKDARAQVRCALFKPKSQWLNFVPREGLRVLARGRLTLYEARGDYQLILDSLEEAGEGALRRAFEELKQKLTLEGLFETERKRPLPAFVRRLAVLTSPSGAAVRDVLSVLARRFPLVQVEVLPVPVQGEGAPAQIVAMLQRAYRSGRYDTILLARGGGSLEDLWAFNDERLVRAIAASPVPVVSAIGHETDFSLSDFVADLRAPTPSVAAELLVPSAQDLRARLRQLQRRVVTLQMHHLRRDQQRTDRAAIKLHAMRPRARLDMLHRRQNEAQRRLDAALHKQLDRLRARMRHADAVLRTMQPKRRLAVLRQQLESLRLRPRNAIARRLTHDALRLRSVARSLEAVSPLKTVARGYTILLNEDGHVVRSVNDARVGERLDARLADGHLPLRVIKPDDDT, from the coding sequence ATGCCCCAAGACGCCCGCCAGATCCTCACGCCAAGCCAGCTCAACACGCTGGCGCGCGATCTGCTGGAAGGCGCCTTCCCGCTGGTGTGGGTGGAGGGCGAGCTGGGCAATCTCTCGCGCCCGGGGTCGGGGCATCTGTACTTCACGCTGAAGGACGCGCGCGCCCAGGTGCGCTGCGCCCTGTTCAAGCCCAAGAGCCAGTGGCTGAATTTCGTCCCGCGCGAAGGCCTGCGCGTGCTCGCGCGCGGTCGCCTCACGCTCTACGAGGCGCGCGGCGATTACCAGTTGATCCTCGATTCGCTGGAGGAAGCGGGCGAAGGCGCGCTGCGGCGTGCGTTCGAGGAACTGAAGCAGAAGCTGACGCTCGAAGGGCTGTTCGAAACCGAGCGCAAGCGTCCGCTGCCGGCGTTCGTGCGGCGGCTTGCGGTGTTGACCTCGCCTTCCGGTGCAGCGGTGCGCGATGTGTTGAGCGTGCTCGCGCGGCGCTTCCCGCTCGTGCAGGTCGAGGTGTTGCCGGTCCCCGTGCAAGGCGAAGGCGCGCCCGCGCAGATCGTCGCCATGTTGCAGCGCGCGTATCGCTCGGGGCGCTACGACACGATCCTCCTCGCGCGCGGCGGCGGCTCGCTGGAAGACTTGTGGGCCTTCAATGACGAGCGCCTGGTGCGTGCCATCGCGGCGTCGCCGGTGCCGGTCGTGTCGGCGATCGGACACGAGACGGATTTCAGCCTGAGCGATTTCGTAGCGGACCTGCGCGCGCCGACACCGTCGGTCGCGGCGGAACTGCTGGTGCCGAGTGCGCAGGACCTGCGTGCGCGTCTGCGGCAATTACAGCGGCGCGTGGTGACCTTGCAGATGCACCATCTGCGGCGCGACCAGCAACGCACGGATCGCGCGGCCATCAAGCTGCATGCGATGCGCCCGCGCGCGCGCCTCGACATGCTGCATCGCCGCCAGAACGAAGCGCAGCGGCGCCTCGATGCGGCGCTCCACAAGCAACTCGACCGCCTGCGCGCCCGCATGCGTCACGCCGACGCCGTGCTGCGCACGATGCAGCCCAAGCGCCGCCTCGCGGTGTTGCGCCAGCAGCTCGAATCCCTGCGCCTTCGCCCGCGTAACGCGATCGCCCGCCGGCTGACGCACGATGCCTTGCGCCTGCGCAGCGTTGCGCGTTCGCTGGAAGCGGTGAGCCCGCTGAAGACGGTCGCGCGCGGCTACACCATCCTGTTGAACGAAGACGGCCACGTGGTCCGCAGCGTGAACGACGCGCGCGTGGGCGAACGCCTCGACGCGCGCCTGGCCGACGGCCACCTGCCGCTGCGCGTGATCAAGCCGGACGACGACACCTAG